One Schistocerca piceifrons isolate TAMUIC-IGC-003096 chromosome 11, iqSchPice1.1, whole genome shotgun sequence genomic window carries:
- the LOC124720084 gene encoding zinc finger protein 724-like isoform X3, producing the protein MPSLHIKQDLELKQEDGIERDCLEDNLGISHPNDFIKEDPELNLEVAASIREASDSLSFIQSAGDSCDISYQETLHQGVVNDKLEMYAEKSTDFSVSHNYTKIQTSQEDGLCGTRLSCSIREKEFHKFNCSFCLQSFPSKYRLIMHIFIHIDGVQAPAFVCKSCGEVLPTDDCLKEHLRMREGDQALSATNSEKLECSDDHENNISFECVQEGIVEQTAEPPSYKVPSKSFKKSFNDICNTHTVKQAEEKLERCNDCLISCTSDHFHVQPVLSPKRHHKCDVCGKMFTLLGNLKKHNVIHTGEIPHECDVCGKSFTERGSLKRHELIHTGQRPHKCDVCGKSFTQSGSLKNHKLIHTGQRPHKCDVCGKSFTQSGNLKTQKLIHTGETPHECDVCGKSFIERRSLKKQKLLHTGQRLHKCDVCGKSFTQSGSLKNHKLIHTGQRPHKCDVCGKSFTQLGNLKTHVLIHTGERVHKCDTCGKLFNVLRNLKAHMLIHSGKRLYKCSICRKSFTQWGTLRKHKLIHTT; encoded by the exons GTGGCAGCTTCAATAAGAGAAGCATCTGATAGTTTAAG TTTCATTCAAAGTGCTGGTGACAGCTGTGACATTTCATATCAAGAAACATTACATCAAGGAGTAGTCAATGACAAGCTGGAGATGTATGCAGAGAAGTCAACTGATTTCAGTGTGTCTCACAACTATACCAAAATACAGACTTCACAAGAAGACGGCTTATGTGGCACAAGATTAAGTTGTAGCATCAGGGAAAAGGAATTCCATAAGTTTAACTGTAGTTTCTGCCTACAGAGTTTCCCTTCCAAATACAGACTCATAATGCATATCTTCATCCACATTGATGGTGTGCAGGCACCTGCATTTGTGTGTAAGTCATGTGGTGAGGTATTGCCCACTGATGACTGCTTGAAAGAACATTTGAGAATGAGGGAGGGTGACCAAGCATTATCTGCTACCAACAGTGAGAAACTTGAATGCAGTGATGATCATGAAAACAATATCTCCTTCGAGTGTGTACAAGAAGGAATCGTGGAACAGACTGCGGAGCCCCCTTCATACAAGGTACCCAGTAAAAGCTTTAAAAAATCCTTTAATGACATATGTAATACACATACTGTGAAACAAGCCGAAGAGAAACTCGAAAGATGTAATGACTGTTTAATTTCATGTACAAGTGACCATTTTCATGTCCAACCTGTGCTAAGTCCAAAGAGACATCACAAATGTGATGTTTGTGGTAAAATGTTTACTTTGTTAGGCAATCTTAAGAAACATAACGTAATACATACTGGAGAGATACCCCACGAATGCGATGTTTGTGGAAAATCGTTTACTGAAAGGGGCAGTCTCAAGAGACATGAATTAATACACACTGGACAGAGACCACACAAATGCGATGTCTGTGGAAAATCATTTACTCAGTCGGGCAGTCTCAAGAATCACAAATTAATACACACTGGACAGAGACCACACAAATGCGATGTCTGTGGAAAATCATTTACTCAGTCGGGCAATCTAAAGACCCAAAAGTTAATACACACTGGAGAGACACCCCACGAATGCGATGTTTGTGGAAAATCGTTTATTGAAAGGCGCAGtctcaaaaaacaaaaattactacACACTGGACAGAGACTACACAAATGCGATGTCTGTGGAAAATCATTTACTCAGTCGGGCAGTCTCAAGAATCACAAATTAATACACACTGGACAGAGACCACACAAATGCGATGTCTGTGGAAAATCATTTACTCAGTTGGGCAATCTCAAGACCCATGTATTAATACACACAGGAGAGAGAGTCCACAAATGTGATACTTGTGGTAAATTATTTAATGTATTGAGAAATCTCAAGGCCCATATGTTAATACACAGTGGAAAGAGACTCTACAAATGTAGTATTTGTAGAAAATCTTTTACTCAGTGGGGCACTCTCAGGAAACACAAATTAATACACACTACATAG
- the LOC124720084 gene encoding zinc finger protein 724-like isoform X2 yields the protein MDCKGTSWVKKEKNEIYAEPESLCLEDNLGISHPNDFIKEDPELNLEVAASIREASDSLSFIQSAGDSCDISYQETLHQGVVNDKLEMYAEKSTDFSVSHNYTKIQTSQEDGLCGTRLSCSIREKEFHKFNCSFCLQSFPSKYRLIMHIFIHIDGVQAPAFVCKSCGEVLPTDDCLKEHLRMREGDQALSATNSEKLECSDDHENNISFECVQEGIVEQTAEPPSYKVPSKSFKKSFNDICNTHTVKQAEEKLERCNDCLISCTSDHFHVQPVLSPKRHHKCDVCGKMFTLLGNLKKHNVIHTGEIPHECDVCGKSFTERGSLKRHELIHTGQRPHKCDVCGKSFTQSGSLKNHKLIHTGQRPHKCDVCGKSFTQSGNLKTQKLIHTGETPHECDVCGKSFIERRSLKKQKLLHTGQRLHKCDVCGKSFTQSGSLKNHKLIHTGQRPHKCDVCGKSFTQLGNLKTHVLIHTGERVHKCDTCGKLFNVLRNLKAHMLIHSGKRLYKCSICRKSFTQWGTLRKHKLIHTT from the exons GTGGCAGCTTCAATAAGAGAAGCATCTGATAGTTTAAG TTTCATTCAAAGTGCTGGTGACAGCTGTGACATTTCATATCAAGAAACATTACATCAAGGAGTAGTCAATGACAAGCTGGAGATGTATGCAGAGAAGTCAACTGATTTCAGTGTGTCTCACAACTATACCAAAATACAGACTTCACAAGAAGACGGCTTATGTGGCACAAGATTAAGTTGTAGCATCAGGGAAAAGGAATTCCATAAGTTTAACTGTAGTTTCTGCCTACAGAGTTTCCCTTCCAAATACAGACTCATAATGCATATCTTCATCCACATTGATGGTGTGCAGGCACCTGCATTTGTGTGTAAGTCATGTGGTGAGGTATTGCCCACTGATGACTGCTTGAAAGAACATTTGAGAATGAGGGAGGGTGACCAAGCATTATCTGCTACCAACAGTGAGAAACTTGAATGCAGTGATGATCATGAAAACAATATCTCCTTCGAGTGTGTACAAGAAGGAATCGTGGAACAGACTGCGGAGCCCCCTTCATACAAGGTACCCAGTAAAAGCTTTAAAAAATCCTTTAATGACATATGTAATACACATACTGTGAAACAAGCCGAAGAGAAACTCGAAAGATGTAATGACTGTTTAATTTCATGTACAAGTGACCATTTTCATGTCCAACCTGTGCTAAGTCCAAAGAGACATCACAAATGTGATGTTTGTGGTAAAATGTTTACTTTGTTAGGCAATCTTAAGAAACATAACGTAATACATACTGGAGAGATACCCCACGAATGCGATGTTTGTGGAAAATCGTTTACTGAAAGGGGCAGTCTCAAGAGACATGAATTAATACACACTGGACAGAGACCACACAAATGCGATGTCTGTGGAAAATCATTTACTCAGTCGGGCAGTCTCAAGAATCACAAATTAATACACACTGGACAGAGACCACACAAATGCGATGTCTGTGGAAAATCATTTACTCAGTCGGGCAATCTAAAGACCCAAAAGTTAATACACACTGGAGAGACACCCCACGAATGCGATGTTTGTGGAAAATCGTTTATTGAAAGGCGCAGtctcaaaaaacaaaaattactacACACTGGACAGAGACTACACAAATGCGATGTCTGTGGAAAATCATTTACTCAGTCGGGCAGTCTCAAGAATCACAAATTAATACACACTGGACAGAGACCACACAAATGCGATGTCTGTGGAAAATCATTTACTCAGTTGGGCAATCTCAAGACCCATGTATTAATACACACAGGAGAGAGAGTCCACAAATGTGATACTTGTGGTAAATTATTTAATGTATTGAGAAATCTCAAGGCCCATATGTTAATACACAGTGGAAAGAGACTCTACAAATGTAGTATTTGTAGAAAATCTTTTACTCAGTGGGGCACTCTCAGGAAACACAAATTAATACACACTACATAG